The genomic DNA GACCCGCTTCGTGTCCACGTCGGAGAAGGCCCGCTTCAGCGGCGGCGAACATGTCGAACTCAACGTCAAGAATGCGGCAACCAAATCCCTTGAACTGGTTGCCAAGGCCATCGAAGCCTACGGCGAACGCGACCAGTCCCGTGTGGATATCCCGGGCGAACCGGTCAAGCTCATGTCCGGTTTTTCCAACGAGACCATCCTTTCGGCACTGGGCGGTACGCCCGATCCCCTGCTGGACGCCATCAAGGCGGGCAAGGTTCGTGGAGCCGTCGGCATCGTCGGCTGCAACAACCCACGCCTGAAGCACGACTATGTACACACGGAACTGTGCAAGGAACTCATCAAACGAGACATTCTCGTACTGGTGACAGGCTGTGCGACAGTTGCCATGGGCAAGGCAGGTCTCATGGTTCCCGAATCCGCCGCAATGGCGGGCGAAGGGTTGCGATCGGTCTGTGAGTCCTTGGGCATTCCGCCCGTTCTGCATGTGGGCAGTTGCGTGGACAACTCGCGTATCCTCCACCTCTGCGGCGTTCTGGCAAATGCACTGGGCGTGGATATCTCCGACCTGCCGGTCGCGGCAAGCGCCCCGGAATGGCACTCGGAAAAAGCCGTATCCATCGGCCTCTACGCCGTTTGCAGCGGGATATACACCCATCTGGGCCTTCCTCCGCACATCACCGGCAGTGAATTGGTAACCAACCTTGCCCTGTCCGGCCTGGAAGACTTGGTCGGCGCAGCTTTCGCTGTCGAACCGGACCCGCTCAAGGCGGCAGAACTCATCGACCAACGCATCTCGACAAAACGTCAGGCGCTTGGATTGACCCCGTAAACCGTCACGAAAAAATACGAGGGGATGCTCGTCATCCCCTCATACAATGCACGGAGTATCACATGAAAATAGCCATTGCCGGTAAAGGTGGGGTCGGAAAGACATCCACTTCTGCATGGCTGGCCGACTATCTGGCACGACAGGGAAAGAAGGTTTTCCTTGTTGACGCAGATACGGCCCTGTCTCTGGGGCAGGCCTCCGGACTTACAAAGGACGCACTGCCCATACCGCTTATCCAGCGGCAGGATCTGGTCAAGGAACGCATCGGGTCGGGATTCCTGAACCTCAACCCTGATGTGGAAGACCTGCCCGAGGCCTTGGGGGTGGATCTTGAAATAGATGGCCCCATTGAAAAGGAAGGCGGCTTCAAACGTCTGCTGGTCATGGGATCGGTGGCTCAGGCCGGAGGCGGATGTGCCTGCGCGGCCAACTCGCTGCTCAAGGCACTGCTGGCCCATCTGGTCCTGGAACGGGACGAATGGGTCATTGTCGATCTCGAAGCCGGAGTCGAGCATCTTGGTCGCGGCGTCGTCTCAAGTGTCGACGGTCTGCTCGTTGTCAGCGAACCGTCCAGGCGAGGTCTCGAAACCGCAGCCGACATCGCCCGTCTGGCCTCGGACCTTGGATTGACCAAGCAGGCACTGGTCCTCAATCGCTTCAACGGCAACGGTACATCAATCGACATCCCACATCTGCCGCCCATAGCCGGTTCCATGCCGGTGCTCGACTCGCTGGTCGAACGCCAACTGGAATCGACATCGGTGATGGGACTTGAGGAGCAGGAAAAACTGGACCGTCTATGCTCGGAGATATTGGAAAAGCTGGCTGCATAAAGACCAGCTTCAAATCAAAATCAAGAAGGGACAGAAGCATACGCCTCTGTCCCTTTTTCGTGAATAATCAACGACTGGCTAGATCAATTTGAAGAGCATCCTCACCCCAAGGCCGAGAATGCAGACTGCGAGGAGCCGCTTGACCGTAGCAGGCGAAAGGCGGGACTGCATCACATAGGCACCGAGATATCCTCCCGCACTGGCGGCCAGACCGACAGGAAGCGCCACTGCGGGATTGAAATGTCCCATGCTCCAATAGGCGACAAACCCTGTCAGCGAAGAGAAAGGCACGACAAACGCTGTAACTGCGGCGATCTTCTTGGGGTTGAATCCAAGCAACATCATGGCCGGAGCAATGAACCCTCCGCCTCCGACGCCAAGTAAGCCTGAAATGAATCCGGCAATGGCCCCGATTCCCCCAAGCTGAACAACCGGACGATCATTGCGGAACTGATCCTTATACTTGCCGCCTTTGAAAAACAGCATCATGTTGCTGGAAAACAGCAGAAAACAGACAAACAGGCCCAGTACCACCTTCTCCGGAATGAAGGTCGAAGCATACGCCCCCAATGGAGCAAACAACACCGACCCGAGGATAATCGGAAGGCCCAAGGTAAAATCAAGTTTACCCTGCCGTATATTCGAAAGGCTGGAACCGAGCAGGCTGACAGTGTTGACAAAAAGACCGGTGGGCTTGGCCTCATTGAAGGGAACACCGAACCAATGCATGACCGGAACAAGGACAATGGCAGACCCGACGCCTCCCAAGGCAAAAACAAAACTCAACCCGAAAGCAAGGGCTGAGAGCACATACACATCCATCAAAATCACTCCTGTAAAAAAAGCCTGTAAAATCGCCCGACCATTTCTCCCGTTGCCCTCTATTTGGCGAATACGCCAAGCGTTTTTCCATGTCAACACACCTCTTCAATTCTTCATGTATTCACGGATATTTCAGAAAAATATTTTTTAGTTGTTGACAAAGTCAGCCGCCAAACCTAGAACCTTCTTCTCACGTGTCGCGGGGTGGAGCAGTTGGTAGCTCGTCGGGCTCATAACCCGAAGGCCAGAGGTTCAAGTCCTCTCCCCGCTACCAAAGAAAGAACAGGGACTTAGGTTATAAACCTAAGTCCCTTTTTCATTGTCTTCGGGACAAAAATTCATCAGGCAACCGGGGCACGAAACAGCATCAGATACTGGTTTCCCAGATAATGAAGTTCTGATTCAGCAAACCCGACTTCCAGTGCCAAGGCTTCGAATTCCTCAGGGGCAACTCTAGCCTTGAGCGGCGGCCCATATGAAATATCTTTCATGGAAAACTCGATCACCGCAAACACCCCTCCGGGCTTCAGCAATCGACGCACTTTCTTGAAAACATGAACTCCGTACTTTTCAAGATCAAGCAGGTACAGCGCAGTCGCCGCCATGCAGGAATCAAAGGCAACCTCCCCCACATCAAGACGCTCAGTCATGTCTGCTGCCATGGTTCGTACATTTCCAACACCATGTATCTTGAGCCATTTGGCAAGGTCATCGGTGATATAATCGTATTTATCGACCGCGAGCACGACACCATCATCCCCGACGATTTCAGAGGCATGCAGTGAATAATCCCCGCGCCCGCATCCTAGATCAAGGAAGGCATGCCCCGGCAGCAATCCTATTTTATCAAACACAAATCCGGAATTCTGCTCCACATAACTTGTCGGACCGTGCCGCATTTCATCATTTTCAGCGGAGTTAATATCATGATTGCGCGCCTTCATTTCGTCGAATCCCCACAAAAACCATCGTCATTTTTCTCAAAAAACTCCCCCGGATTCCATAAAAAACGGTCAAAATCGATTCGATCAGAAAGATCAAACTCGACTCCTTCGCCCACAAGAAGCTCTTTTTGTTCTTCATACCCATAACCGGGTTTAAGCGATATCCGACCTTCCCGATTCACGACACGCTGCCAAGGCAGCCCTTCCCTGCGTGAACATGTATGCAAAACACGGACGACCTGCCTTGCGGCTCGGGCACTGCCTGCCAGACGTGCGACGCCACCATACGTAGCAACCCGACCTTCCGGAATTGCTCGGACGACCTCTATGACCTTCAAGGTAAACGGCTGTTTCTCCAAACTAAAAATCTCCAATCACTTGCAACAGGTTCATCAGGCACACCATTCTATCCAACACTCTCCTAGCCCCGTCAACACCACCGCCCCACACTTCAATCACTCCTGTCAGCCCAAACTCGCAACTCCCCTTGACGATTCGACACTCACCCCATATACATACCATACGGTATGGTATGGAAAGGAGCAGCCATGGAAAAACCAACACGACAGCGAAAATCGAAAACAGATCTATTGAAACGAGGCTTGGAAATCCTTGCCGGACAAGGCGTTGAGGGAGTGACCATTGACGCCTTGTGTACCGGATTGGGGGTAACCAAGGGATCGTTCTATCACCACTTCAAAAGCCGGGATCAATTTCATGCGTCACTGCTGGAGTTCTGGATGGAGGAACACACCGAGCGCAAGAAAGCTCTGGCAGACGAGGAAGGAACCCCGGAACAACGGTATGTGCGAATCGTGGAATATGCCACCACCCTGCCCCACGAGCTGGAAAAAAACATTCGCGCATGGGCCATGCGTAATACGTTGGCAGCGGACTATCTGGCCAAAGTGGACGGTTCACGCATTGCATACCTTGAATGGCTGCTGAAAGACATCCTGCAAGACGAAACGCAAGCCCGACCAATGGCGACGATTGTCCTCTCAACAATGATTGGTTCCCGTCTTTTGTCCCCCCCGATACTCGGCGACGCAAGGCGAGAACTGCTGGGCCAACTCCACACATTGATGGGCATTCAACTTCCAAGTGCCACCAACAGCCAAAAAGGAGCGGAACAATGAAATACTGGAAAGAAGCTCTGGACCTGATTCATCGCGTTCCTTCCCTATCCATAGGGACGACGGACAAGGACGGTTCTCCGCGGGTAACCCCCATCGGATCGCTCTTTTTGACTGAGGAAGGAAAGGGATTTTATTTCGAAAAACTGCCTCAGGGGTTGCGTGAAAACCTGGATCGTGACGGCAGGTTCTTCATCCTCGCAGTGCGTGGCGGCATGTTGTTCTGGATAAAATCATTATTCGCAGGAAAATTCAGCGTATTTCCCGCCTTGACCATGACAGGCAAAGCAGGGCCACGCCGTCAATGTACCCCGGAAGAAAGAAAATATTTTGAATCCCGTTTCGGTAAATTCAAAGGGACCAAAGGCTACGATATCTTATGGAAAGACATGCAGATGGTGCGGGAGCTGAACTTTGACAAGATCGAACCGTCCAACCTGAGTTCAATGACCAGTGGACTTATGAAGTAGATATCTCGCAAGGCAGACGTACTGCTTCATTTCATAGTACGAACAAAAAAGAGCGTTCGGGGCAGTCCGAACGCTCTTCATTGTTATGATCGCAGAAAATCAGGCGTGCAATACAACCATTCATGGTCCATTTTCCTGACGGAATGGCCAAAATAATTTCTATCACCTTCAGGGAGAATGACGACTTTGCCATTTCCCTCACCTATTTTGCAGCACACAAATTCTTGAGTATTTCCGAGACCTTTTCCATAATCCACGCTTCCGCTTCTGACAAAACCTTTTCCTTTTGCCAGACAAAGAAAAAAGTATTCGTAAAGCCGCATTCTCCGAGCGACATGGGTAATTCAACCATGGTCCCCCGTTTCAAATCACCCGCCACCTGATAACGGGCGCACGCTCCCCACGCCAAGCCTTTCCGAATGATTTCGCGAATGAGCCGGCTGTCTTCGCACTGCCAGATTCGCTCCCCGAGCCGAAATTCCTGCGGCAGCCTATTACCTTCACGGCTCACCGCCAAAATCTGCCGATGCCGCCACACATCGTTACGCGTAATCGATTCAAGCCGAGCGAGGGGGTGACCGGGGGCTGCCACCCCGCAGAAATCCGTCTGTGCCAGCACCTGCCACGCGCACCCCGCAGGCGGTTCCGAATTGCAGGGCATCTCAACCCCGACATCCACACGGCCTGCGGCGACAAGTCCGGCCACATCGCCCATGGCACCCCAGAAAATATCAACCTCCATAGCCGGATATTTCGCAGCAAAACCCTCAAGTACTTCAGCCATGACCATCGGCGGCAATAGTTCATCGACCGCCACGCGAACTAGAATCTGCTCTTCCCCCATGATGCGGGCCGCCTCATCCGTCAATTCAAGCCCATGGCGAAGCATCTCCTGAATGCGCGGCAGCAGAGAATCTCCGGCCGGTGTCAGCTTCGGATATTTTCCCGATCGGTCGAACAACTCGACGCCAAGATCCGTCTCAAGATTCGCTATGGTCGTGCTCACCCGGCTTTGGGCATTCCCAAGCCTCCGGGCCGCCTCTGAAAACGACCCGGCCTCAACAACAGCAATAAAAACTTCCAAGTGTTCCAAAGAAAATCGCATACGGCTCCAATCCATCTGATTTAAAGATGGGTTCCAACTTTATCAAACAGCAAAGAAGATTAAAAGAGTGCCTTCGGTACATCCAAAAAACGAATCAACTACAACAAATCGGAGGAAATACTCTTGGAAACAACCATGCGAACCACAAAAGACCGGATACGACACACACTGCTTTTCGAGCTATTCATACTCACGATGCTCGTCCCTGGCCTTTCGTGGCTGCTGAACAAACCCATGCATACGATGGGCGGTCTAAGTCTGTGCATGGGACTCCTCGCCATGTCCATAAACTACGTTTACAATTATGCATTCGACCATGCTCTCAAATGCCTCGGAAAGCCGGTTTACGAACGGAGCGCGGCCTTGCGGGGACTTCATGCCGTGCTCTTCGAAGTCATCCTCTTCGCAATATCCGCCCCTGCCATAATGTATGTCCTCGACTACACATTCATGCAGGCCCTGCTTCTGGACATCGGTTTCTTAATTGCAGTCCCGATCTATGCGTTCTTTTTCAACATCATTTATGATCGAATTTTCCCCATACCCGCGCCCTCTGCAGAGACCGTTACAAGCTAAAAACGAATCGATAAAACGACAAAAAAAAGAGCGTCCGGAGTACTCCGAACGCTCTTTTTTGTTCCGATAAAATACGGCTAATCCATCAATCCGACCTTACTGAGGAAGTCTCGCAGACGGGGATGCTTCGGATTGGCGAAGAATTCCTCCGGCTCGTTTTCCTCCTGAATGACACCTTCGTCAATAAAGATCACTCGATCGGCAACGGCCTTGGCAAAGCCCATTTCGTGCGTCACGACGACCATGGTCATACCCTCGAGGGCAAGTTGCTTCATGACTTCCAGCACCTCTCCGACAAGCTCGGGATCAAGAGCCGATGTCGGTTCGTCAAAGAGCATGGCCTTGGGCTGAAGGCACAGGGAGCGGGCAATGGCGACACGCTGTTTCTGTCCGCCGGAAAGCTGCTCCGGATAATTGCCTGCCTTGTCGGCCAAGCCCACTTTTTCAAGCAGGCGCATGCCCATTTCGTTGGCCTCGGAGCGCGATACACCACGTACCAGCACGGCCCCCATGGTCACATTGTCCAGCACGGTCTTGTGCGGGAAAAGATTGAACTGCTGAAAGACCATGCCCGCCTCGGTGCGGACAAGGTTGATATCCGTCTTTGGGTTCATGATGTCCATGCCGTCCACGATAATCGTGCCGGCTGTCGGCTCTTCCAGCTTGTTGATGCAGCGCAGCACAGTGGACTTTCCTGAACCGGACGGACCGATGATAACGACCACTTCGCCCTTTTTCACATGCAGGTCCACGCCCTTGATAACCTTGAGACTGCCGAAACTTTTATGCAAATTCTGAATTTTAATCATGACGGCCTCCTAGCGGGTTCCCTTAATATGCAGATGCTTTTCGAGCTTACGCAAAGCCCAGGCGATGGACATGGTCATGCAGAGGTAGATACATGCGACTGCCAGATATACCTCGAAAGCACGGAAGTTCACTGCCACGAACTCCTGACCGGTACGAAGCAATTCCCCGACACCAATGACCATAAGCAGGGAAGTATCCTTGAGACTGATAATAAACTGATTGCCGAGTGGCGGTATCATCCGCCGAAATGCCTGCGGCCAGATGACATGGCGCATGGTCTGCATGTGGGTCAGACCAATGGATCGTCCTCCCTCCATCTGCCCTTTGTTGATCGACTGCACGGCACCACGAACGATCTCGGCAATATATGCACCGGAGTTAACGGCAATGATGATCACACCGGCGAGCAGCGGGGGGATACGTATACCAAGGGCCATCGGTATACCGAAATATAGAAACATGGCTTGAACGAGCATAGGGGTGCCGCGAATCGCTTCCACGTACCCGCTGGCGATCTTTCGACAGACCACATTGCGCGACAGCTTCATCAGTCCGGCAACGGCCCCGATAACAAACCCGAGGAGCAATCCCCCGACGGTCAGTTCTATGGTCAGCCCCACACCGCGCATGAGAACCGGAAATGATTCAAGAAAAACTTCTGTACTGAATTGAAAAGCCATGGCCTCTGCTCCCTTCCCGAACATCACCAATGAGATGCACAAGCGAAAAAAATGCGAATATATCGAAAATGAGGGGGCGGCAAAGCCGCCCCCTCACAGTGTAATCAATTGAATCAGGACTTACTTGGGTTCTGTCTGGAACCACTTGACGTACAGGTCGCGGTAGGTACCGTTTTCGCGCAGCGTCTTGAGAGCTGCATCAACCTTGGCCTTGAGTGCGCTCCCCTTGGGGAAGGCGATGCCGTAGGACTGACCTTTGTACAAGGGACCGACGACCTTGACGAGACCCTTTCCGGCCTTGTTCATGAAATCGGCGATAACCGGAGAGTCGAAAACAACAGCGTCGCAACCCTTGGCAACGAGTTCCATGAACATGGCATCGTTGTTCGGGAAAAGCTTCACGTCAGCAGCATTGGCTTCTGCCTTGACGAAATCCTCAGAGGTGGTGCCGAGCTTGGTAGCAACGACTTTGCCCTTCAGGTCTTCGACGCCGTTCACGTCAGCATTGTCGGTACGCACGAGGATGAGCAGACCGGCGTTGTAGTAACCATCGGAGAAATCCACGACTTCCTGGCGCTCAGGCTTGATGGTCATGCCAGCGATGCCGACGTCGACCTGGCTGGACTGGAGACCGGGGATGATGCCATTGAAATCCATGGGCTGGAGATCGTATTCCACGCCGATTTCCTTGGCAATGGCTGCCCAAAGCTCGACATCGAAACCGGTGTGGTTTCCGGTAGCGGGATCCTTGAATTCAAACGGGGGGAAATTGGTATCAGTAGCAACGGTCAGTTTCTCAGCCTTGGGAGCTTCTTCAGCTTTCTGGGCTTCAGGAGCTTTTTCCTCGCTGGCACAGGCGGTCAGCAGCATAGTCAAAGCCAGCAGTGCAAACAAAATCTTTTTCATCTTTCCTCCAGATTTTCTAAACGAGATTCCTTGCGCTCTCCCCTCACACGGTGGAAGCGGCTTGGATTTGGGTCATTATAAGGATTTTCATCCTATACAACGACCCGTTATTATCGCTCAAAAACCACTTTTTTTCAAGTCAAGGAGCCCTTAAATTTCGCAGAAGAATCGCCAAAACAATCTTTTTCGCGTCCATAATTCAAAAAAAACAAATGGAAAACGTCAGGAATTCAGCTCAACTTTTTTTTGAAAACGACCAAAAACCGACTCAAACAAACACGACATCGTCCGCTTGAACAGTATCGCCAAGCACCTGAGCTATTTCAACGGCAACATCTGCACCTGTTCCATCCGAGTCATAGAACAGCACACCTCCGTCAAAAACAAAACAGGCATCGCTGACATCAACATCCGTAACCGAGTTGAAAAAATGATCTGAAGTCAGGGTTCCCGCACCGGATTGACCGAATTCACCGAAAACAAAGTTGAAACAGTCATCAACATGGCTGAAGTCGGCAACGATATCCTTTCCTTCCGCCGAAGACTTGTACATGAAGATATCATTTCCGATGCCGCCAGTCAGCTTGTCTGATCCGGAACCACCCCCAAGCGTATCGTTGCCCCCCAGTCCGAAAAGGACGTCGTTGCCACGCCAGCCGAAAAGCGCATTATCGACACTGTTGCCGAGAATCGTATCATTTCCGTCACCGGTCTGGGCATTTTCAATGGTCGTCCCGGCGTCAATGGTCAATGTCACTCCATCGACGGTACTCGTTCCGCCCGGTGCGAGATCAATGGAACTGTCCGAAGTCACAGCCGCAGCGTTCAGCGTGTCGGTTCCAGACGCATCTGCCAACACCTTTCTCCCGGCATCACTGGCGGCATTGTCGGAAAACTCGTCTGTATACACATAAAGATCATCATGGGTGACGGCATCCCCGTACAAATTCAAGGTCCACGAATTAAACGTGCCGGTCTCGCCCGTCGTGGTATCCTTGACAGTCAACGTCCAATCACCCTGTCCTGACTCGCCAAAGGGCGCAACAGTCTTGAATGTCCAGACATCGCTGTCGCCAAAGGTATGAGTCGCAGCGGCTTTCACCTGATCTGCGGTAACGTCGAGGCCGCTATTACGGAAATTTTGTGCCAAGCCCTCAAATGTCGGATGATAAAACAACACGCTGGCAGTTCCCCCCGGCGAATACAGAACTATCTCCAGATGCTCTAAATTCGAATGGGAAACATCCACCGCCACACAGGCCTGTTGGACTTCAATATCCGTCCCGACCGAGATAACGGAACTCGCAAGCGCCCCGGTATTATCGGGAATAGCCGAATTGACGGTGGCGGAAACCGTCTGTGTCACCTGATTGGCATAGGTGTGGGCACCTTGATCCCAGGACTCGGCCAACCGGACAGCCGCCCGGGCATCCACCAGTCCGAACCCGTAATCATGATTGAAATGCATCCCGCCACCATTCCAATTCGTCGCCGTGTTGGTCTGCCAATCCCACGGCACCGACGAAGAGGACGTCATGCCCGACGTCTTGACGGCTGTTGAGGCAAGAATATCCATCACATCCCGGTAGCCAAGCGATTTGTTGGCCTCCAGCATCAATGCAACCACGCCGCTGACCAAGGGAGATGAGTACGATGTCCCGCTACCAGTATAGTAACTCGCAGAGCCATCGTCCCCATTAGGTGCGACCCTGTCGGTCGTAATGACATCCTCCCCCGGAGCGGTTGCCAGAAGGTTCGGTCCGGCACAGCTGAACTCCGCCACCTGCCCGCTACTCGACACCGCCCCGATGGCAATCGTATAAGGAGAATCATTGGTATCGTAATATGTGGACATGATGTCCAGCCCGCGCTCGTTGGAACCGGCGACAATCGAAACGGTCCCAAGCCCGCCGCGCCCGGAAACAGCCAGCGTTTCAAACCCGGTCAGAGAATTCGAGCTGCCGTCAAAAGGACTGAAAGTCCAGCTGTTCTGGGAAATATCAAAGCTCGTCTGCCGAGCAAGGACATCACCGACCTGAGCGTCGCTGTCACCGACAAAACTTGCTATCTTCGCGTCATAGGCGATGCCCTGAATGCCGATACCATTTTTGGCGGCCGCGACAAATCCTGCAACCTGTGTTCCATGGTTCGCCCCGTCTTCCGGAGCACCGTCATTGATCCCCTTTACCGAATTATACCCCTGCCCGAGAAGATAATTGGCAGACAGATCGGGATGCGTATATTCGACGCCATTGTCGCATATTCCGACCTTGATTCCCTTTCCGGTATAATCATCCCACACATTGACCACATTGAGATCAACACCGCCGGACGTGTTCTGGATGTACCACTGCTGGGAAAACAACGGATCATTGGAAGAAGTGGCTGCCGTTTGAGGAGAAGCATTATCATAATAATCATCGTCACCGAAATTCCCAACAGGAAAATCGGACAAAGTCAAAAAGGTCAAAGGCTCTGGATGCTGTACTGCCATTCCATCCATACGCGGTTCGTCAACCTGCCCGAACACAGTCCCTTTATGACGAACATGACTTCCGCCTGAATCCGCCCGGTTCCCGCCGAAAAGGGACTCTCCCGGCGCTTCATCGGCAAATCCCATCAGGTCATCAAGTTCGGCAAACGCCTGCTCGGCATACTCCTCCCATACAGAATAACTGCCCGGTGCTTCAAAAACACCGCCGTCAGGATCAAGTACAGACCCTATTCCGCCTCCGAATAAAGGCTCAGGGAAAGATGCCTCACCGGGCTGATGCACTGTTTCCGGTTCGCCACCCGCCGAAAAACCGAAAACCTGTTCCTGATTCAAGGCATCAGGTTCCCGCGCATCCCCCTCATCAGCAGAAAACAATCGTGAACTCTCAGCATTCATTCGAATCAGCCTATGGTCGATACTATTCTTAATATTATTTCAGATTACCACAAGTTGGCATCTTATTAACACACACGCACAATAAAGAGAATCTTCCACTTCCTCAAATCATAGGCAAAACAAAACCCCGGGGAACGATTCGCTCCCCGGGGTCATGTTTCACTCAATGACAAAAACTAGTCGTCAAGCTGGATGTCCTTGCCTTCAAGGACGCGATTCATGTTTCGCACGGCACACATCTTACCGCACATGGAACAGGAATCATGGTGTTCCGGCTCGGAAGACTTACGGAATGCGCGGGGACGCTCCTGATCCATGGCCAGATTGAACATGCCCTCCCAGTCCAGAGCGGCACGAGCCGTGCTCATTTCATCATCCCAATCCCGTGCGCCGGGATGCTTCTTGGCAATATCCGCGGCATGAGCAGCGATACGAGTGGCGATGATGCCTTCCTTCATGTCCTCAAGGGTGGGCAGGCGCAGATGTTCCGCCGGAGTGACATAGCACAGGAAGTCCGCACCGGACATACCCGCGATGGCCCCGCCGATAGCGGCAGTGATGTGGTCGTAACCGGGAGCGACATCGGTCACCAGAGGACCGAGCACGTAAAACGGTGCGCCGTGGCAGAGACGTTTCTCCATCATCATGTTTCCAGCGATCTCATCCATGGCCATATGGCCGGGACCTTCGATCATCACCTGAACGTTACGCTCCCAGGCACGCTTGGTCAGTTCACCCAGCGTGATGAGTTCCTCGACCTGACAGGCGTCAGTCGCGTCATGCAGACAACCGGGGCGGCAGCCGTCGCCGAGGCTCAGGGTCACGTCATACTTCTCGCAGATGTCCAGCAAACGGTCATAGTGCTCGTAGAACGGATTCTCCGCGTTATTGATCTCCATCCATGTGAACAGCAGGGAGCCGCCGCGGGAAACGATATTGGTCAGACGGCCACCGGCCTTCACTTTTTCGGCCGTGTGCTTGTTCAGGCCGCAGTGAATAGTCAGGAAGTCAACGCCGTCCTCGACATGCTTCTGCACCACGTCAAAAAACTCGTCCACGGTGATGTCCTGAAGGTTCTTGTCGTAAAAACCAACGGCGTCATAAATGGGGACAGTGCCGATCATGGCCGGAGACATCTCAACGAGACGCTGGCGGAATTCCTGGGTCTTGCCATAGCAGCTCAGGTCCATGATCGCCTCAGCCTTCATGTCCAGCGCGGCCTGTACCTTTTCAAGCTCCGGTTCAACGTCACTGCAATCCTTGGAAATACCGAGGTTGACGTTCACCTTGATCCGCATGCCTTCGCCAACGCCCTCAGCATCGAGATTCTTGTGATTCTTGTTGGCGGGAATAATGACCGTTCCCTTTGCCATGCGCTCCATCAGGTCCTCAATACGCATGTTCTCTTTGCGGGCCACGGTTTCCATCTGGGGGGTGACGATACCCTTGCGGGCAGCGTCCATCTGAGTGGTATACTCCATGATTCTATTTCTCCTTGGCACCCTGCATGACAGCACGCAGTTCGCCTATTTTTTTTCCGATGTCTTCTGCTTCAACAATCTCGGTAACCAGCGCCACACACTTGGCACCACGCTGAACCACCTCGGCCACATTGTGTTTCTTGATGCCGCCGATTGCGACGAACGGGATATCCACGTTCCCGACGACATAATCCAAATATTCAAAACCGACGGGATCGACCACGTCGTCCTTGGTAAACGTCCTGAAAATCGGTCCGACACCGATGTAATCCGCTCCCCGCTTCACCGCGTCATGCGCCTCTTCCGGAGCATGGGTCGACAAACCGATAGCCATGTTCTTGCCGACCAGTCGCCGTACGGCCTCCACCGGCAGGTCTTCCTGTCCGATATGCACACCGTCCGCGC from uncultured Pseudodesulfovibrio sp. includes the following:
- the thiE gene encoding thiamine phosphate synthase; its protein translation is MTDAREITRQNILDTDIYCLTAAKFSCGRSNLDVVRAMLDSGIRLIQYREKEMKMGRKYEECCEIRAMTRDAGAAFIVNDDIDLAMLVGADGVHIGQEDLPVEAVRRLVGKNMAIGLSTHAPEEAHDAVKRGADYIGVGPIFRTFTKDDVVDPVGFEYLDYVVGNVDIPFVAIGGIKKHNVAEVVQRGAKCVALVTEIVEAEDIGKKIGELRAVMQGAKEK
- the thiC gene encoding phosphomethylpyrimidine synthase ThiC translates to MEYTTQMDAARKGIVTPQMETVARKENMRIEDLMERMAKGTVIIPANKNHKNLDAEGVGEGMRIKVNVNLGISKDCSDVEPELEKVQAALDMKAEAIMDLSCYGKTQEFRQRLVEMSPAMIGTVPIYDAVGFYDKNLQDITVDEFFDVVQKHVEDGVDFLTIHCGLNKHTAEKVKAGGRLTNIVSRGGSLLFTWMEINNAENPFYEHYDRLLDICEKYDVTLSLGDGCRPGCLHDATDACQVEELITLGELTKRAWERNVQVMIEGPGHMAMDEIAGNMMMEKRLCHGAPFYVLGPLVTDVAPGYDHITAAIGGAIAGMSGADFLCYVTPAEHLRLPTLEDMKEGIIATRIAAHAADIAKKHPGARDWDDEMSTARAALDWEGMFNLAMDQERPRAFRKSSEPEHHDSCSMCGKMCAVRNMNRVLEGKDIQLDD